TCAAGGGATCCGGCGAACCATTTCCCCAATTGAAGGAGATCTCCGGATCGAGACGGGTGAGCTTGAGGTCGCTGAGATCGCGGTTGTTGTAGTAGCTGCCGGTGAGGCCATGGCGCGGCGTGGCGCTCTTTGCCACGGCGGCGAAGTCCAAGGTGACTTCGCCCGCGTCGCCTTCGTCGAACTGATAGGCGATCTCGTTCTTTCCGGCCTTTAGCTCCAGCTCATCACCGTGGAACATCCAGACATCCCAATTCGTGGTGCGGTGGAAATGGGTCCGCTTGGTCTTGGCTCCGTTGACATAAAGCGTGAGCGATCCTTCGGCAGGGGGATAGATCTTCGGGAAGGACTGCTGCTCGGCCTCGACCTTCACGCCATTGGCATAGCGGACGATGACGCGATAGATGCCGGCGTCCGGCACTTCCGCGGTGAAGGCGGCGCGTGCGCCTTGCTTGGCGAAGCCATCGACATAGCCGCTGCCGGTGAAGTTCTTGTTGGTAGCGGCCTTCACGGCATCGCCCGCGAGCTGCCAATCCTCTGCTTCGTAGAGCTCACCGAGACCGGGATCTCCCGAAGGATTTTCGAGGACCGTGGAGGGGCCGGGCGGGGTGCCGAAGTCCGGGGTGTCGTCTTCCTTGAAGGTGAACTTCTTGATGTTCGCGGCCCGCATGCCGTTGTTGTCGGCGGGGAAGATCTTCGAGTGATACATCATCCAATTCTCCTTCCCATCGGCGGAGACGGTGAAACTGGCGCGTGAAGGGCCCCAGACGTCATCGGTGGTCTTGAAGAGCGTGCCGAGGGACTTCCAAGAAGCCTTGCTATCGATCGGACCGGCTTCCGGGGAATAGACGAGTGCGCTGAGACGGTAGTCCTTCGAAGCGAAGCCACCCTCCGCGCCGGTCATGATCAGCTTGCCATTCCGGACGATGGCGCGCGGGCCTTCGGCATGGAGGCCGAACTCCTTGCGATGGGCGGTGATCTTGGTGGGGCTTTCCATCGGGGCCATGACGGCGCCCTCGACGTGCTTGTCCGCGAGCGAGCCCCAGAACGCGTAGAGCTGGCCATTGAAGGTCACGACGGTGATGTCGTTTGCCTGCGCATTCCCGTGCTGGTCGCCGGTGAAGAGGACACCCTTGTTCGTGAAGCCATCGAGCGGGTTGCCGGTGTTTGCCTGCAGGACTACGGCCATGTGCTTCCAGCCCTCGGATTTCACATCGGCGCAGAAGTAGATGTACCACTTGCCCTGAATGAAGTGGAGCTCCGGTGCGAAGACGCGGCGGTAGTTGTCGGCGTCTTCCCAGACCTTCACCTTCTCGCCACGCTCCACCAGGCTGGGGG
This portion of the Luteolibacter luteus genome encodes:
- a CDS encoding PA14 domain-containing protein; amino-acid sequence: MKQLRFLLPLALSLSPLASAAPQSRFTNYLYQNEDSWVTFHEGSYYMCSSGPAEPTAVYVSKSPSLVERGEKVKVWEDADNYRRVFAPELHFIQGKWYIYFCADVKSEGWKHMAVVLQANTGNPLDGFTNKGVLFTGDQHGNAQANDITVVTFNGQLYAFWGSLADKHVEGAVMAPMESPTKITAHRKEFGLHAEGPRAIVRNGKLIMTGAEGGFASKDYRLSALVYSPEAGPIDSKASWKSLGTLFKTTDDVWGPSRASFTVSADGKENWMMYHSKIFPADNNGMRAANIKKFTFKEDDTPDFGTPPGPSTVLENPSGDPGLGELYEAEDWQLAGDAVKAATNKNFTGSGYVDGFAKQGARAAFTAEVPDAGIYRVIVRYANGVKVEAEQQSFPKIYPPAEGSLTLYVNGAKTKRTHFHRTTNWDVWMFHGDELELKAGKNEIAYQFDEGDAGEVTLDFAAVAKSATPRHGLTGSYYNNRDLSDLKLTRLDPEISFNWGNGSPDPLIAPDTFSCRWEGFIEPLYSETYTFHSKSDNGRRLWIDKQLVIDKWLDDYDQTYTGTIKLEAGKKYPITFEYYEEGGGANTRLEWSSDSQAQEVVPSARLYPAVKN